ACTCCCAACTGgagatatatatatatatcatCTAAAGTAGTAACATTGCCTTCTCTGAtaaagtttctttgttaatAACTTCcgttgtttacattttgtaataaaggactcttttttataaataatacAATATTTCGGCCTTGACATTCAACATATACGGACACTTAATTAGCCTTTCTAATACTTGCTTAAGCCATCATTCTTAAACTACAATGTATGCTTTTACAGACATCCTAAATATTCGttatataaaaatactACACCAAATTTCGGTGTAAAAAGTCAAGGCAAAGCAGCGATCACGCAAGAATTTGATTTATCAGGTGATCGCTATCTAAATAAATTCCTTcctgcttttcttttttgactttttccAACCTAAGAAAATCACGGCGTAGAGAATACTTCCATAAGGACTTTTTGGCActcaattttttgattattttGGTGAAACCGTACGCGTCTGCTAAAAAACCCGGCTTCTTTAACTTAAACGAAGCCACCACGATCGTTTCatataattaattaaaatatCGGTTTAGATATCATCTGTTACCATTTTGAAGCATGTCTAATACCCCAGAAAGCATGGTGAAGTGCGATTCATCTCATCAAGTGATTGAGGATATTGTGTATTCTCTTTCAAACCATATCTTCTCATACGCCGAGCACGTTCCTTTGAACCACTACTTAACCCATTGGAATAAGAATGGTCGTCAAAACGGGTTTTCAAACAATGTAGAATTGTTTAATTTGGAAGCTCGTTCTGGCGCCCCCGGATTATTGCTGGGATCTTATACAGCTGCCATTTCCTCACCCGGCGTGTATTCTATGATTACTCCCTCCAGTTGCCTCTCTTTAATGAATCCTTTGATCTCAAACATTGGACTTTTCTACGGCACTAGCAAACCTCTTGTTTTGCACGTTGCTGCTTTGGATTATGTTGACCAAGCGTACCGTACCGACAACAACAGTGTACTCGACTTTGCCTACTTGAACAACTTTACCGTGTTCACTTCCCAGTCGAATGTGGAAGCTGCTCATATGGCTCTTGCTAGCACAATTGCGGCCAAGACAAGTCCCACTGTCCATGTTTATGAGCCCGACGCAATTGCTACAGCTTTGGCCCCTGGCCTTCCTAATCTCGATGTTGGGGCTGTTGTTGATTGCTTCAACTCATTTTCCACCAATGAAGATCCTGTTCAGAATGCCGCCAACGCTTTGACTCATATCAACGACCATTTTTCCACTAATTACAAGCCAGTCGAATATGAAGGTTCTTCATCTGCTTCCAAGGTCTTTGTTACTTTTGGAAAGACAGAAACTATGGCTGCTCGTAATTTACTTGCTGCCAATCAGGATTTAGGATTGCTTTCTATTCGTACCTTCCCCTTTTCGGTTGAGGATTTGCATCGCAGCCTTCCTATTACTTGCAAGAGAGTTGTCGTCATTTCCCAAGTCCGCTCGACTGCCGTTAGctctccttctttttactaTTCTTCTATTCTCGCAAGCTTGTTGGACACTGAAAGTCTTCAGTTTTCTGTGGAAGAGCACCGTTATGCTGTCAAAGAATCATTAACTACTGAGTCTCTTTACGACGCTCTTTCCGACCATTTGAGTCTCAATTACGCTGTTTCCACGGCTTCCAAGGTAGAAAAGACTGTAAATTTCTGGGAACTCGACACTTCTGAATATTACGTTCCTCACTTGGTGTCTACTCACAGAACCGACCAATCAAGGTCTGTCGCTTTTCGTACCTTGTACGACAATTTGGTGCTTGCAGGTGTTCGATTTACCACCGTTCAGCTTTCAACTCAAAACGCTTTTCTTACTGATATCACCCATGGTTTGAATGCAGATATTTCTGTGGTGGTGAACGATAAGATACCATCCTATTATAAAGTTCTAGCCAATGCTGCTGAGCACTCTGTTTGTTTGCTCCAGACTACCATCTCTCATGAGGAGGCTGCCTCTAAACTTCCTTATGAGTTTTTGACtgatattttgaataaagaTATCAAGTTGATTCTCGTTAATCCCAAGAAATTTGTTATCAATGGTTCTAATCTACCAATTTTGAGTGCCTATATCCAGCTATTCAAACCCGGATTAGGTTCTGAGGAAGCCTTTAGTATCCTTTGCAAGGAGAAGGGATTCAATGAAACTATTCGCAATAGTGCCCTTGATTCTTTGAAGGAGGCTTTGGCTTTTGTTAATGTGGAGAAAGCAGCAATTGAAGCACGCGAACCCAGCGACAAGCAATTGCCCACACGTGCCGTTGAAACATCTTTTGGTCCTAACCCTATCAAATCTCTTGAGGAAGATGTTGCACCACGAACCACCAGTTGGGAGACTCTTGCTCAACAAATGATGTTCCCGGAAGCTTACAATAAGCAAGATGCTTTACGTCCTGATGTTTCGGAACGCGCATACACTGTACGAGTGAAGTCCAATAAGCGTCTTACGCCTTCTACATATAGCCGTAACATTTTCCATATCGAGTTTGACCTTGGCAATTCGGGGCTGACTTATGACATTGGAGAAGCTCTTGGTGTATACGGTGTGAATAACAAAGCACACGTTGTCGATTTTATTAATGAGTACGGCTTAAATGCCAATGAACTCATTCAGGTGCCTTCTATCTTCTACAAGGGTCACTGGGAAACCCGCACTGTTTACCAAGCCTTATCTCAAAACCTTGacatttttggaaaaccaaCGAAGAAGTTTTACGAACAATTGGCTCATTATGAAACcgatgaaaaagaacgcTCGGATCTCGATACTTTAGTCAGTCCTGTTGGTGCTCCCGATTTTAAGCGCCGTGCTGAAGTTGACATGCTTACGTATGCCGatgttttgaaggaataCAAACATGCAAAATTGAATGCATCTGATTTGGCAGTTATCGTTCCTTCTATCAAGCGCCGTGaatattcaatttcttcttcccaaAGGAAGCACAAGGACAGCGTTCATTTGCTAATTGTCGTTGTTGACTGGAAGGATGGTATGGGACGTGACCGTTACGGACAATGCTCTCATTATTTGTCAAGTTTGCGAGTTGGTGATCCTGTTACAGTTGCAGTGAAAACGTCTGTCATGAAGCTGCCTAAATCTCCAGAGAAGCCCATCGTAATGGCTGGACTTGGTACAGGATTGGCACCTTTCCGAGCATTTTTGCAGTTCAAGGAATGGCAACGACTCCAAGGCATTCCCTCTGGAGACGTCGTGCTTTACTTGGGTTCACGTACCCAGCGTGAAGAATACTTGTATGGTGAAGACTGGGAAGCGTATCACGCTGCCAATTTATTAACATTTGTCGGACAAGCTTTCAGTCGTGATCAACCGTACAAGATTTATATCCAAGACGTTATGCGATCTTCCAAGGAACTGCTGAAGAAGACTTTGGTAGATGAAGGAGGTTCATTCTATTTGTGTGGTCCTACATGGCCATTGCCCGAAATCACCAGTGTATTAGAAGAGGTGATTCAAAGTGCTCATTCCGAGCCTGTTAACGCTCGTAATATCATTGAGCAATGGAAGGAGGAACGCCGCTTCGTAATTGAagtttattaaaagaaaacaactttagaatgtaaatatataataGGTTTGTCACTTTCTCATAActtttttgtgtttttgttttttgttattttacTAAATGGCAACCCCCGTCAAAAAGGAGTATTGAAATGGTCAGTAACAATTTCTGCATCTAAAGTCAACGAATGAATCAATGAACGAACAAATGGAATGAAACTATTGTTGATGAAAACAACTTTATCAAGCTTAAAAAGATAGAGAAGGGTAAAAACACATACTTTTACACACGATCCCCCACACTTAAGCTATAAACAAAGTCGGTACCATGAAACGTCAACGGGAAAAACTCCCGAAAATAAAACAGGGTCTCATTGTATTATAAAGGTGATAAAACTTtaagttgtttttttaaaaaacaattatgtgaaagaaaagaaatcgCTTACTATATAAACCGGCATGACTGTAAATGTTACGCGCTGATTTAATAAGCTGCTTACAGATCTTTGCGTTCTAGCTTATCTGATCATCTCGCAGTTCTATACTTCG
The nucleotide sequence above comes from Schizosaccharomyces osmophilus chromosome 3, complete sequence. Encoded proteins:
- the met10 gene encoding sulfite reductase NADPH flavoprotein subunit — encoded protein: MSNTPESMVKCDSSHQVIEDIVYSLSNHIFSYAEHVPLNHYLTHWNKNGRQNGFSNNVELFNLEARSGAPGLLLGSYTAAISSPGVYSMITPSSCLSLMNPLISNIGLFYGTSKPLVLHVAALDYVDQAYRTDNNSVLDFAYLNNFTVFTSQSNVEAAHMALASTIAAKTSPTVHVYEPDAIATALAPGLPNLDVGAVVDCFNSFSTNEDPVQNAANALTHINDHFSTNYKPVEYEGSSSASKVFVTFGKTETMAARNLLAANQDLGLLSIRTFPFSVEDLHRSLPITCKRVVVISQVRSTAVSSPSFYYSSILASLLDTESLQFSVEEHRYAVKESLTTESLYDALSDHLSLNYAVSTASKVEKTVNFWELDTSEYYVPHLVSTHRTDQSRSVAFRTLYDNLVLAGVRFTTVQLSTQNAFLTDITHGLNADISVVVNDKIPSYYKVLANAAEHSVCLLQTTISHEEAASKLPYEFLTDILNKDIKLILVNPKKFVINGSNLPILSAYIQLFKPGLGSEEAFSILCKEKGFNETIRNSALDSLKEALAFVNVEKAAIEAREPSDKQLPTRAVETSFGPNPIKSLEEDVAPRTTSWETLAQQMMFPEAYNKQDALRPDVSERAYTVRVKSNKRLTPSTYSRNIFHIEFDLGNSGLTYDIGEALGVYGVNNKAHVVDFINEYGLNANELIQVPSIFYKGHWETRTVYQALSQNLDIFGKPTKKFYEQLAHYETDEKERSDLDTLVSPVGAPDFKRRAEVDMLTYADVLKEYKHAKLNASDLAVIVPSIKRREYSISSSQRKHKDSVHLLIVVVDWKDGMGRDRYGQCSHYLSSLRVGDPVTVAVKTSVMKLPKSPEKPIVMAGLGTGLAPFRAFLQFKEWQRLQGIPSGDVVLYLGSRTQREEYLYGEDWEAYHAANLLTFVGQAFSRDQPYKIYIQDVMRSSKELLKKTLVDEGGSFYLCGPTWPLPEITSVLEEVIQSAHSEPVNARNIIEQWKEERRFVIEVY